The Verrucomicrobiia bacterium genome includes a window with the following:
- a CDS encoding YHYH protein — MKLVTKMILSVATLLGASLSNVLAADSQMLTNWMTTNSGAYARVYKTTTAESNGTKSTTWTGQDSPVYSDIQVVQYSANWVYVQYSGLSSHMMGPWLNPQGGQFQFWPTNQHGIRRFPRNPVVQSGTKDSTSGGYSGLFVNGVAIFNSLDGQAWDGSQIQGQAPHTQSTYYWHRNAPVAEAFNFDAALGHQPPSAVYHTHQNPLALRYQLGDHVDYSSSTKDYTESVTAMTKHSPIIGWAHDGYPIYGPYGYSSASNSAGGIRRMVPGYVKRDGSNGSDAVTSNRSVIPAWYARYRQAHFGGGYSTAAGASRPSDTSTYPVGTFAQDWAYLGDLGKTKGVDFDLDEYNGRLCYTPEYPNGTYAYFTAIDSSSNSSYPYLLAFEFYGDATGASVANISESVTTQFVGGPNTALVLNTPSVNDDTSLVTLTWSSVEGGTYQVESSPNQSTWTTQSASVSSGGTSTQSSYTGTTGTGYARVTRTALASYDSATTGTFTSTQTDTESYTIGAFSISADPQSQTVNPNANVTFSVTVSGTGPFTYLWYKGVDSIPTATSSSYTINGVTSANAGTYKVVVTKGAVSVTSGNAVLSVNTAPSITQDPQSLTISEGNNATFTVTASGTSPLSYQWKKGSSVINNATNSSYTITNATTASAGTYSVVVTNIVSSVTSGSATLTVTAPVNTAPTITTEPVSQAVAEGGSVTFTVAATGTSPFTYQWKQNNNPIGGATSSSYTINPVYSTNAGTYTVTVSNGTGSDISAGAVLTVISASSSDALLTSWFTNLTGRYARIYETDATRLDGETVTTWGNGAQNQTSPAYAGVQEVFSSSNWVYIRTTGLGMHTMGPWYDNAARSTIFVNMPKNQNAIYRFPRVPTVPGTKVTTGGEIGYMVDGVNLFDARDAVSYSNSNSRDGDAPGSPNGVTGDGIWNRDAYVNESITFDPAYAHQQNTGVYHYHASPIGLRYMLGDHVDFNESTKIYTEKSGSPSKHSPIIAWAKDGHPIYGPYGYSTATDTNSGVRRMVSGFVLRDGQNGTANLSSTGRNTLPLWAQRSQNRTTLTSGQYGPAVSTSFPLGRYAEDNDYLGDLGRTQGTHFDLDEYNGRFCKTPEFPNGTYAYFSCLSSTGAPAYPYNVGRQYYGSPTGGSVSTVSETVVTNWAGGASRTLTVYPPEIDAEGVYLVWTAVEGGTYQIESSFNLTNWTTVDETVVEGVSDGPVVWDYATEFGPDNTFFRIKRTDLAAYDNAGSGTTGGGTGGSGGITSVSPTSAAASSTVTVTITLDANANPALPPTQAVPSAVTIGGVSGISIQRTSTNTVTASFTFGAAASTNTVTVTFTNPMDSSTVSYTLTNGFTVTTAGGGGGGVVTFTATFPTNPPLPPQDQIQASAVGTATATITSYNQATGAVTFQFNNSTLATGNHSATMKFTPPSQSQQTLTSSNQYTKN; from the coding sequence ATGAAACTGGTAACCAAGATGATTTTGTCGGTGGCGACGCTGCTGGGTGCTTCGCTCTCGAACGTGCTGGCGGCGGACAGCCAGATGCTCACGAATTGGATGACGACCAATTCAGGTGCTTATGCGCGGGTCTACAAGACAACCACCGCAGAAAGCAACGGAACAAAGAGCACCACGTGGACGGGGCAGGACTCTCCCGTTTACTCGGATATCCAGGTGGTTCAATACTCCGCCAACTGGGTGTATGTGCAATACAGCGGTCTCTCCAGTCACATGATGGGCCCGTGGTTGAATCCGCAAGGCGGCCAGTTTCAATTCTGGCCTACGAACCAGCATGGCATCCGCCGCTTTCCGCGAAATCCGGTGGTGCAATCCGGCACGAAGGATTCCACCTCCGGCGGTTATTCCGGCTTGTTCGTGAATGGTGTGGCGATCTTCAACTCCCTGGATGGCCAGGCTTGGGATGGCAGTCAGATTCAAGGCCAGGCGCCGCACACGCAATCCACCTACTACTGGCATCGCAATGCGCCGGTGGCCGAGGCGTTCAACTTTGATGCGGCCTTGGGCCATCAACCCCCTTCCGCTGTATATCACACGCACCAAAATCCTTTGGCGTTGCGTTATCAGCTCGGGGATCACGTGGATTATAGCTCCAGCACGAAGGATTACACGGAGAGTGTCACGGCGATGACGAAACACTCACCAATCATCGGTTGGGCGCATGATGGGTATCCGATCTATGGCCCTTATGGTTACAGCAGCGCTTCGAATTCCGCAGGCGGCATCCGGCGCATGGTGCCGGGATATGTGAAGCGGGATGGCAGTAATGGCTCGGATGCGGTGACCAGTAACCGCTCGGTGATCCCCGCGTGGTATGCGCGTTATCGGCAGGCACACTTTGGTGGCGGTTATTCCACGGCGGCAGGTGCTTCACGGCCCTCGGACACTTCCACTTATCCGGTGGGAACATTTGCCCAGGACTGGGCTTACTTGGGTGACTTGGGCAAGACAAAGGGTGTGGATTTCGATCTGGATGAATATAACGGCCGTCTGTGCTATACGCCGGAGTATCCAAACGGAACGTATGCTTACTTCACCGCGATCGATTCCAGCAGCAATTCCTCGTATCCTTATCTGCTCGCGTTCGAATTCTACGGTGATGCCACGGGAGCGTCGGTGGCAAACATTTCAGAATCGGTGACCACGCAGTTTGTCGGTGGCCCGAATACTGCCCTTGTGCTGAACACACCTTCGGTCAATGACGACACCAGTTTGGTGACGTTGACTTGGAGCTCAGTCGAAGGCGGTACTTACCAGGTGGAATCTTCGCCCAATCAATCCACATGGACGACGCAATCCGCGAGTGTTTCCTCGGGCGGCACGTCGACGCAGAGCAGCTATACCGGCACGACGGGAACGGGTTATGCACGGGTGACACGCACCGCCCTTGCTTCTTATGACAGCGCCACGACGGGAACCTTCACGAGCACGCAGACGGATACGGAGAGCTATACCATCGGCGCATTCTCCATCTCGGCAGACCCGCAATCCCAGACGGTGAACCCGAATGCGAATGTGACCTTCTCGGTGACGGTGAGCGGCACGGGGCCGTTCACTTACCTCTGGTATAAGGGCGTCGATTCCATTCCGACTGCGACGAGCAGCAGCTATACGATCAATGGTGTGACATCAGCAAATGCGGGCACTTACAAAGTGGTAGTCACAAAGGGAGCTGTGTCTGTGACGAGCGGTAATGCCGTTCTTTCCGTGAACACGGCTCCCAGCATCACGCAAGATCCGCAATCGTTGACGATCAGCGAGGGGAACAATGCCACGTTTACGGTCACAGCAAGCGGCACGTCGCCACTCAGCTATCAGTGGAAGAAAGGTTCATCGGTGATCAACAACGCGACCAACAGCAGCTACACGATCACAAATGCGACTACGGCCAGTGCTGGAACTTACTCCGTGGTGGTGACGAATATCGTGAGCTCTGTCACGAGTGGGAGCGCGACTCTTACGGTGACGGCGCCGGTGAACACTGCGCCCACAATCACGACGGAGCCGGTTTCGCAAGCGGTGGCGGAAGGCGGCAGTGTGACGTTCACCGTCGCAGCCACAGGCACGAGCCCGTTCACGTATCAGTGGAAGCAGAATAACAACCCGATCGGCGGTGCCACGAGCAGCAGCTACACGATCAATCCGGTCTATTCGACGAATGCGGGCACTTACACGGTGACGGTCTCGAACGGTACTGGTTCTGATATCAGCGCGGGTGCGGTGCTGACGGTCATCTCTGCCTCCAGCAGTGACGCATTGTTAACTTCCTGGTTCACCAATTTGACGGGGCGATATGCGCGCATCTATGAGACTGACGCCACCCGTTTGGACGGCGAGACCGTGACAACGTGGGGTAACGGCGCACAGAACCAGACATCACCTGCATACGCCGGTGTTCAAGAAGTGTTCTCGTCGTCGAACTGGGTGTATATCCGGACGACGGGTTTGGGCATGCATACGATGGGACCCTGGTATGACAATGCTGCCCGTTCCACGATCTTTGTGAACATGCCGAAGAACCAGAACGCCATTTATCGGTTTCCCCGAGTGCCCACGGTGCCGGGCACCAAGGTGACTACGGGTGGTGAGATCGGGTACATGGTGGATGGTGTGAACCTTTTCGATGCGAGGGATGCCGTTTCTTACTCAAACAGCAATTCACGTGATGGTGACGCTCCGGGCTCTCCGAATGGCGTGACCGGTGATGGCATCTGGAATCGCGATGCCTACGTGAACGAAAGCATCACATTTGATCCGGCTTACGCACATCAGCAGAACACCGGTGTCTACCACTATCACGCCAGCCCGATCGGCTTGCGCTACATGTTAGGCGATCATGTGGACTTCAACGAAAGCACGAAGATCTATACGGAAAAATCGGGTTCGCCCTCCAAGCATTCACCCATCATAGCCTGGGCCAAGGATGGCCATCCGATTTACGGACCGTATGGTTATTCTACAGCGACAGATACAAACAGTGGAGTGCGTCGCATGGTGTCCGGCTTTGTCCTGCGAGATGGACAGAATGGCACGGCGAACCTGAGTTCGACCGGCCGGAATACGTTGCCGCTCTGGGCACAACGTTCGCAGAATCGCACTACCCTCACTTCGGGCCAGTATGGCCCGGCGGTGAGCACTTCATTTCCGCTTGGCCGGTATGCGGAAGATAACGACTACCTCGGTGATCTGGGCAGGACACAGGGTACGCACTTTGACCTGGACGAATACAACGGGCGGTTCTGCAAGACCCCGGAATTCCCGAATGGCACCTATGCTTACTTCTCCTGCTTGAGCAGCACGGGCGCTCCGGCTTATCCATATAATGTCGGACGGCAATACTACGGCAGTCCGACGGGCGGCTCCGTCTCTACTGTGAGCGAGACCGTGGTGACGAACTGGGCAGGTGGAGCAAGCCGGACGCTCACAGTCTATCCTCCTGAGATCGATGCCGAAGGAGTTTACCTGGTTTGGACGGCGGTGGAAGGTGGAACCTATCAGATTGAATCCAGCTTCAACCTGACGAATTGGACGACGGTGGATGAAACCGTTGTTGAAGGGGTTTCGGATGGCCCTGTCGTATGGGATTACGCGACTGAGTTTGGTCCGGATAACACGTTCTTCCGGATCAAACGCACGGACCTGGCCGCCTACGATAATGCAGGCTCCGGCACGACGGGTGGCGGAACGGGTGGCAGCGGTGGCATCACGTCGGTCTCGCCGACGAGTGCGGCAGCGAGTTCAACCGTTACGGTCACAATCACACTGGACGCGAACGCAAATCCAGCCTTGCCGCCGACACAAGCGGTGCCCAGCGCGGTGACGATCGGTGGTGTGAGCGGCATCAGTATCCAGCGCACCAGCACGAATACTGTGACGGCGTCGTTCACCTTCGGAGCGGCGGCCAGCACGAATACTGTGACCGTGACGTTCACGAATCCGATGGATTCTTCGACGGTCAGCTACACATTGACGAATGGCTTCACGGTCACGACCGCAGGCGGAGGCGGTGGTGGGGTGGTGACATTCACTGCCACGTTCCCGACCAATCCGCCGTTGCCGCCGCAAGATCAGATCCAGGCTTCCGCTGTCGGCACCGCTACGGCGACTATCACGAGCTACAACCAAGCGACGGGTGCGGTGACCTTTCAGTTTAATAACAGCACTTTGGCGACGGGTAATCATAGCGCGACGATGAAGTTCACGCCGCCGAGCCAGAGCCAGCAGACGTTGACCTCCTCGAACCAGTATACCAAGAACTGA
- a CDS encoding MbnP family protein: protein MKNSAQHRESPGILVWLWLMLGWLLVYAATGAEVPVRKLTVDMSIQFGGTPVKLDQLVNTNVADQVFSVTRADFLLSDFAVRRTDGTWVERTNWQAFISLSAQRLRFEVPQIPADKYDRIRFKVGVEPGINHSDPAKYGPDHPLNPNLNQLHWGWQGGYVFLALEGRWRKASGDLGGYSFHIGNDSMLTTVELALPLDLTQDQRLNAGLHLNRLFGGRPAFAFDDENAVTHSREGDPLAGRLRNQLQNAFTFEMPPNKLSDLAQNRPVGKRLIATNATPYKFVFARQFPPPSLPMDNPLTNEGVELGRRLFHEKRLSGNGTQSCASCHQNTLAFAESRQFSLGAEGKEGQRNSMPLFNLAWKQTFFWDGRAPTLREQVLMPIQDPIEMHQTLPEMVGKITALEPYPALFERAFGTKEIDADRVARALEQFLLTIVSYRSKFDRAMQGREEMTEQEKRGFELFVTEYDPRRGFYGADCFHCHGGPFFTNHGFANNGLEETAIDLGRGKVTRREFDLGRFAVPSLRNVAVTAPYMHDGRFKTLEDVVEHYSTGVKSSASLDPNLAKHPKGGVPLSEADKKALVAFMKTLTDDEFQPKQVTGK, encoded by the coding sequence ATGAAGAACAGTGCCCAACATCGCGAAAGTCCAGGCATCCTTGTCTGGCTGTGGTTGATGCTGGGCTGGCTGCTGGTCTATGCCGCTACGGGCGCGGAGGTGCCGGTGAGAAAGCTGACGGTGGATATGTCAATCCAGTTCGGCGGCACGCCGGTGAAGCTGGACCAGTTGGTGAATACCAATGTCGCGGATCAGGTCTTCTCGGTCACACGGGCGGATTTTCTACTGTCGGATTTTGCCGTGCGCCGCACGGACGGCACGTGGGTGGAGCGTACGAACTGGCAGGCTTTTATCAGTCTCAGCGCGCAGCGTCTGCGCTTCGAGGTCCCGCAAATCCCGGCAGACAAGTATGACCGCATCCGTTTCAAAGTGGGAGTGGAGCCGGGCATCAATCACTCAGACCCGGCCAAGTATGGCCCTGATCATCCGCTGAATCCTAACTTGAACCAACTGCATTGGGGCTGGCAGGGCGGTTATGTGTTTCTCGCGTTGGAAGGGCGTTGGAGGAAGGCGTCGGGAGACTTGGGTGGTTACTCTTTCCACATCGGCAATGACTCGATGCTCACCACAGTGGAGCTCGCGCTGCCTCTGGACCTCACGCAAGACCAGCGGCTCAATGCGGGGTTGCACCTGAACCGGCTGTTTGGAGGAAGACCGGCGTTTGCTTTCGATGACGAGAACGCAGTGACGCATTCGCGTGAAGGCGACCCGCTGGCAGGGCGGTTGCGCAACCAGTTACAGAACGCGTTCACGTTTGAGATGCCGCCGAACAAGCTGTCTGATCTGGCGCAGAATCGTCCGGTGGGCAAACGTTTGATCGCGACAAACGCCACTCCGTATAAGTTTGTTTTCGCACGGCAATTCCCCCCGCCGAGCTTGCCGATGGATAATCCTTTGACGAATGAAGGTGTGGAACTCGGCCGCCGTTTGTTCCATGAAAAGCGGCTTTCAGGCAATGGCACGCAATCCTGTGCTTCATGCCACCAGAACACCTTGGCATTCGCCGAATCGCGCCAGTTCAGCCTGGGTGCGGAAGGCAAGGAAGGGCAGCGCAATTCGATGCCGCTCTTCAATCTCGCGTGGAAGCAAACTTTCTTTTGGGATGGACGCGCGCCGACCTTGCGTGAGCAGGTGTTGATGCCGATACAGGACCCCATTGAAATGCATCAGACTTTGCCGGAGATGGTGGGCAAGATCACGGCTTTGGAACCTTATCCGGCCCTGTTCGAGCGGGCGTTCGGGACGAAGGAGATCGATGCGGATCGTGTGGCACGTGCATTGGAACAGTTCCTCCTGACGATCGTCTCCTATCGCTCCAAGTTCGACCGCGCGATGCAGGGCCGGGAAGAAATGACGGAGCAAGAGAAACGCGGCTTCGAGTTGTTTGTCACAGAGTATGATCCGCGTCGCGGATTTTACGGTGCAGATTGTTTCCATTGTCATGGCGGGCCGTTCTTCACGAATCATGGATTTGCGAACAATGGTCTGGAGGAGACAGCGATTGATCTCGGTCGCGGCAAGGTGACGCGGCGTGAATTCGATCTGGGCCGTTTCGCGGTGCCTTCACTGCGTAATGTGGCGGTGACGGCGCCTTACATGCATGACGGGCGCTTCAAGACGCTGGAGGATGTGGTGGAGCATTACTCGACGGGAGTGAAGTCGTCTGCGTCATTGGACCCGAATCTGGCGAAGCATCCGAAGGGTGGAGTGCCGTTGAGTGAGGCGGACAAGAAGGCCCTGGTGGCATTCATGAAGACGCTGACGGATGATGAATTTCAGCCGAAGCAGGTGACGGGGAAATAG